TCGTCAGCAGCCGCCATTGGAGTCGAGGAGGATATCATCTCTGTATTTGTCGTGGGTGGGCTTCTTGCATTGTGGGGAAAGCTTGAAGAGAGACAAGAGGTTAAAATGAGCGGTGGACTAAATGAGGGTTGCACGGGCTGTAATTGACACGTCTTGTCACCACGTTCCCTGTGGATTATTGTTGTGCAAGCTTGACCAGCGCGCAAACATGTGGTTCGTTTGGCCACATAGTGACTCAAAGTACCGCCAATGTATCGTTGGTGAGCCCGTCCCCGTGCAACCGGGGAAAACTTCCCCGCTCGGGTCGGTTGGGCAACCGTTGGCTGGAAGAAGCTCCCATTATTGTTGGCGTTAAATGGGACATACGATTGGAAAAACAAAATGTGTGCAATGACTTAAAGCAAAACACACGTTCAACACTAAATAGCGGGTCGGGTGTGACGATGTGAATATTCGATGTCGGTTTCGTAATATAGTTCGTTTGTGATGAGACCGGGAGGGGAAACACAAgccaaaatggtaaataaatcaaGTTGGTTACATGTTAAGGTGCAGATATCAATCTTCCATTACATATTTAAGTCAAAATGGTACTACCAAAATACGACTCTCATATGATGTCAGTTCACTGATTGTATCAAAATGGCAGAACTATGACAAGCCTTAGATTCGATGATTACAAGGTTCAAACTGATATTGAAAATTATATTTAGCTTATGCAGAACCTTTGTCATGCAACTCTAGATGCCCGCGTTGATCACCTGAGTCGGTGGTCTACACCTTTGGCTCAGACCTGGCGAGGATCCAATACCCGCCGATGTCGTCCTTCGCCGGCCCCATTTATGGGTGTATTTCTACATCCATATGAGGTTTTCTCCTTAGCGTCCGGTGCAAGGGGGGAGAGCTCCAGGACACCGACGTCATCATCGAGCCGGCACAGGACAAGGTCCACGGCTGCGTCCCTTGGAATGCCCGGGTCCTCTTCGTCGGCGGCGCCAGCACCCCTCTTCCCGACAAGTTTTTCTCCATGGTCGGCGTACGCTACATCGGCAGCCCCCACTATAAGCTCTATAATGTCCCCTTTGCTTCGTAGTTATGGTTCTTAGGGTAGTTCTAGTAGTGTTAGATAAGATTGTGGACTGTTTATTCGGCCCGATTCGATCTGATTTGATTTGGTTTGACTGGATTCAACCAAATTCGATCTGAATCCACTGTTTTGGGGATGAGCGAGAGTGCATGCATACTTTGTTCACCCCACATGGCTAGATTGTTCATAATGCAGTATTTGTTTGCATCCTGTTAGTGCCACATTGTTAGTTTGTATTGTCATACTGTAAGTTTGTAGTTCCACAACTTTATCTCTCGGTGTCACATTGGTAGGTGTTAGTGCCACATTGTTAGTTCTTACTGTCACATTGCTACTTCTTAGTGTTGCTACTAGTGTATATGCTCTtgttcttgctattgttgttagtTCTTAGTGCTCTTCTTGATCTGGTTGCTATGTTAGGGTACGTGAGTGCATGTGGTATGCAAGTAGGACATACATGAATGCCAAAAATAGTAGGTGCAAGTAGGACAGAGTAGGACAATGCGTGTTGGTGGCTTGCTCTGGTCATTGCTAGCTCTGACCAGGGTAGCTCTGATCACTGTTAGCACGTATAACTGTTAGCAGTGATCATTGTAAGCTGTGCCCAGTGAGCATAGATGATGTCATATGTCATATGTTAGCAATGATCATATGTCCTACTTGTTGGCATTGATCATGTGTCATATGTTGTTAACTAATGTCCAACTTGCTAACAAGATAATGAAGACGAAGTGGGACAGAGCCGGCAGTGATGAGCAGGTCATCATCGACGCAGAGGGGGAGGAGGACCTCATCCTCAAAAAATGGTGGATAGAGAGGGTCGTGCTTCCTGGCAGGAGGGAGTACATGAGCATGTCATTGGGTGCTGGTAGGAGGCCGAGGACCAGCCATGAGGAGGGTGCACGGGAACCTACCAGGTTCTACGTGTAGATCCATGACTAGGAGGACATCTCCATGCTCATCATCCCGCCTACATTCAGGTCGGTCATGAAGCAATGGATGGTCACCTGTCCTCCTCGCGTCGTCAGTCTCTCCGCCAACAAGTGGTGAGAGTTTTGGCTCTAGGTGAAGATGTCCACATGGCACATGATGCTGGGGTGCAGCTCGGAGTACTTCTGTCGTCGACACAAGATCGTCCCCGGCAACCTTGTAGTCTTCAGGCTCTCCCACCTCGCGCTAAAGGTGCATATCTTCAACGCTAGCAGCTCCAACATCTACAGGGTCTGGTGCTCCAAGCATTTGTTCCTCGCAGTCTGAACGGAACTGAAGTAGTGTAGGTTTGAAATGAAGTATGACCGTCTCTTTTGATGTGAACTGGTCTATGTTTTGCCCAGGGACCGACACCGTGGGGTACAGAAGGGGCATGAGACACCCTCCTATTTTTAAACATATGCCTAGTAGTATTTAAGAGATGCATGGTCTTGCTTTgctcttgttttgttgttgttgttgtgttcttaCTGTTGATGGTCGATGTGTTATGTGTGATGTGCGTGTTGTGTGCTGATAAATAGGTGATAAATCCACCACATATAATAAAATGAGTAGATCGATCAATTACTTGCACACAATCAAACAGATGTGCTTTACATCTGCTCTCACCCaaagctcaaacacaaaaaagaaaacaacatcCATCAAACTTGGCCTTGATGCAATGCACGCAACCAATCAACATATACTCAGCCAGACCTAACTGGATCAAACATGGAAATGAACAAAAAAAACTAACCAAACAACCCATATTTAAGCATGTGAATAGTTTGGAATTAAACTTAGTTTTTGGATTGGTTTTTGTTTTGGTTTCTATATGTTTGGTCTTTACTGGATTGAGATGAAAACCAGTTCGGTCTGGTTTGGGTTATGCCTAAGAGCATCTATAGTCGAACGCCTCAAACTATCCCTCATACATGCGCGGACGCATCCGATCAACGACCGGACATGAGAGAGAAGGAAAAGGTGACCCAACTGGACCCCTCATATCATCCCTATACGTCCGGTCTGTCCGcaaaccctcatatccatctcaaatataggGAGCATGTGAGAGCTTGCGGACGCGCCCGGATGCACCCGGTCAGTCCGCCACGAAGGACGTGACCCCACCCTGGAttacctttgcttttttctttattcattcttttctttctttctctttctctccaccaatcacgtgcaagtgaacgaacatatgagaaagaaaatgagaagcgTGGCTGCGCAGACGGACAAATAGGAGACATGCCTGATTACTGACCGTGCACGTCCACGGGcttttagagcatctacagctggaCCCCTCAAACCCGCCTCAAACACCCGGGCAGCCCGGCCGGTCACTCACCGGTCACAAAAGATCGATCCAGCCGGACCCCTCATACCCATCTCAAACGCCCGGACtgaccgacacccctcatatccatctcaaatatgaggATGATATGAGTGCTCGCGGAGGCGTCCGGGCACGCCCGGTCAGTCTGTCACGTAGGACGCGACCCCACCTTGGACCACCTCTTCTCTTTGTTTATCcattattttctttctctctcttcctcttcaccaatcacgtgcaagtgaccggGCATATGTGAAAGAAAATGATAAATGTGGCTGCGCGGACGAACAAATAGGGGACATACCCGATTACTGACTAGGTGTGTCCATAGACTTTTAGAGCATTTATAGCCGGACCCCTCAAGCCCGCCTCAAACACCCGGGTAGCCCGCCCCGTCACTGGATCGTCACAAAAATCGATCCAGCCGGACCCCTCATACCCATCTCAAATGCCCGTACTGACCAGCACCCCTCATATCTATCTCAAATATGGGGATGATATGAGGGCCCGTGGACGTGCCCGCGCACGCTCGGTCAGTCCGTCGCGTAGGGCGCGACCCCACCCGGACCAccttttctctttctttattcattcttttctttctctctcttcttctccaccaatcacgtgcaagtgaccaGACATAGAGGAAAAATATGAAAGGTGTGTCTGCATAGATGAAAAACTAAGGGCTCAAAACGGACACGTCCGGTCACTGGGTGAGAGTGACCGGACACGTCCGCAGACGTTTGAGGGGGCCGAAATGACGTTTCACTAGCGTCAGCATTGAAGCTACGCGGGCGGCGTAGTTCCGACGCACCGCCCGCGTCGCGTTGTCGGTTTCTACGCCTGTTCAATGCTGGGGTAGTGTTTACTACACGGAATGGGAAGGATATCTACCACGCTCGTTCAATAGCCGTCCGTCCGTATGCCGCCACTAAGTTGGCTCGTCGACCGAGGAACCAACTCCGACGCACCCCCCGCGTCGCGTTGTCGGTTTCTATGCATGTTCAATGCTGGGGCAGTGTTTACTATACGGAATGGAAATGATATCTACCACGCTCGTGCAAGACCCGTCCGTCCGTATGCCGCCACTAAGTTGGCTCGTCGGCCGAGGAACCAACTCCGACGCACCCACCGCGTCGCGTTGTCGGTTTCTATGCATGTTCAATGATGGGGCAGTGTTTACTATACGGAATGGAAAGGATATCTACCACGCTCGTGCAAGACCCGTCCGTCCGTATGCCGCCACTAAGTTGGCTCGTCGGCCGAGGAACCAACTCCGACGCACCCCCCGCGTCGCGTTGTCGGTTTCTATGCATGTTCAATGATGGGGCAGTGTTTACTATACGGAATGGAAAGGATATCTACCACGCTCGTGCAAGACCCGTCCGTCCGTATGCCGCCACTAAGTTGGCTCGTCGGCCGAGGAACCAACTCCGACGCACCCACCGCGTCGCGTTGTCGGTTTCTATGCATGTTCAATGCTGGGACAGTGTTTACTATACGGAATGGAAAGGATATCTACCACGCTCGTGCAAGACCCGTCCGTCCGTATGCCGCCACTAAGTTGGCTCGTCGGCCGAGGAATCAACTGTGACGCCACGTATTGACGCGCACGGACGCATGGCCTCACCAGAATCCCCTATTGAAAGGCTGGCATACCTGGCTAAACTCAacaccttagagcatctccaacagcctttGTATATTTGGCTAGGATTGCTAAAAACTGGGAATATAGCAATTTGACCCAAAAATGTTGCTCCAACAACCTTCGTATAAGTGGTCCCCCCACAAATTGTTCTACAAAGCTTGTTATATTTGCACACACTCTTGATATATTTGGAAAGTGGAGAGGCAATTGCTATAATTTGTAGCAGTCCAGTTTTTGCGGTCGCCTACATCCATTTGTTTCATTGACAAATGGACCCCACGCCCCCTAGCTTCCTGTTGCGCTGGGCCTGGCACATGTCTACACGTGTCATTGAGATGTTTGCTAAATTTATAGTTGTTGGAGCAAAAAAAAATACTGTTGGAGGTGAGCGCTAGCGTGCTATTTTTCGTTGCTTTAATTTTTCTGTATTACTGATAAGTGGGTCCTATATAGGGTAGAGGGACCCTATATAGTTAGATAAGGTACTGTATGAATATATGCAGTTAGATAAGGTACTGTATCATTTTTCTGGGTTTTTTAGTTCGCTGTATGTTATTTTTACCAGAGATGTAATTAACTCGTGGCGAATCATCCCGGCCGCCTCGCACCCCCGTTTCGTGCTCTCCTCGCGGCACGTGCGCCTGACTGACTCCTGTACACAGCACTCCTGtacacagcacgtgcgcctgactgaCTCCTGAATGACTCCTGGCGATGGATGTCATggatcgtcttcttcttcttgcttgcaTTGCATGAACACGACTCGGCGGGAGAAGCCGTTGGTTCGTGCAGCTGCTGAAATGTTTATTGGTTTTCTCTCGTGCGAGAGGGATTGAGATTGAGAGAGGTGTGCGTGTGAGGGAAGCCTGAGAGAGAGAGACCGTGTGCATTGATTGATTATtattagtggtggtggtggtggtggtggtgatgatggtggcgGGGCCGGCGATGGGGAGTGGTGTCGGCGGGGGGAATGGCACGGGGCCGGCTGAAAACGAGCGGTTGCGGGGCCTTGTCGGCCCGTCGCCGCCACGCAGCCAACAAAACGCGCCACACATTTCGCACTTGTCGCTGGTACTACACTAGTCATCTCATCGTAAACCTACTCCTGGCGTACCACAACCAGCGCGAGGATTTAACGAGCTGGGCAGTCGATTGTCACTCATGCCCGGCAGCAGACGTGCATGATTTTCTGGTATGTTTGGGAGAGTTTAGCCAAACCCAACCCAACCAAAGCATTATTTATGTATGCCTCTCCCCTTATAGTCAGGACCACTCCACCAGCTGCACCGCACCGCACACCACTCCGTCCTCCTCCTCCCAACCGGGCGTCGACCACGgccaacgacaaaagaagaatgctGCCGCCCCGAGCCCGGACACGCCTTACAAAAACAACGGAGGGTCTCACTTTGCTGTTTTTCCCATACGGAATTACTCCGGATATGTTTAGTTGGAGACTAATTTCATCGAATCAAAATGTGACAAGCCATGAAATGTAGCTGAAAAATAGAACGCCAAACTTCgataatttttttttaaactcTATGACAATTGGATCACAGGGGCAATAAAATATGACAAGTCAAACGGATACCAACTAAAGTGTCAAAAAAAATTGGTTCTCAATCTCACACACACACGATTAATCGTTTTTCTTCCGGCAAAATAATCGCTCGGGCAGGGAGGGGAAAACATTCTCCTACCACGTactgtactagtagtagtactccTGTAGAGGAAAGAGGATAGGGAGAGAGGGACGGGCGGTGCCTTTTTGTCCATCCATTCCTGCGTCGGGCTCGGGCGGgtctctctctttttatctttCTCACTTTTCACTGTCCCTTCAATCTCGTACGCCCAAGAAAAGCAAACAAAACCCACCAACAGGCCGCTCCATCCATCCATCATCCTTCGGGTAAAcatcaaaagagaaaaaaatgctaCGTGCGCCTGCCATCGTGCTGCACACTCTGCCCAACAAATAAGGGTCTACGAACAATATATGATTGGATGGTTAGAAGCACAGTAATATATCCAATCATTAGAATTCAAGTCTTGacgttttattatttctaaatttAATTTAGCATTTTCGGCAATACGTTTTTAGTAAAAGGAGACGTTATCATCAACGACGAGGCACCTACATAACTTcgtaaaatcttaagatgatatatCATTTTAATTTCTCAAAGATACTTATGGAGAtataatgtgtgtgtgtgtgtgtttgtatgTGCGTGTATATAAGCAATTGCTTATGTACAATGTTTAAAATAATGTCTACGAATAAAGTGCATGCGTCCAAGTTCATACACAGCAACCTGCTCAAGCCTCTACCCGAAAATTCACAAAGGCACCCACCGGCACGGCCCGACATGACCACCCTTTGACGTCGAGATTTGTCCACACAAATGCAATGCACCCAAAATTTGTTAAAGAGAACAACAAGTGTTTTTGTGCGCTTTGAACACGCGTGAATATATTTTAATATGATATCGCTATTGTAcatatatgtactccctccgttcctaatataagtcttttaagagatttcactaggggactacatacgaagcaaaatgaatgaatctacactttaaaatatgtctatatacatccgtatgtagttctctAATGGAACCTctcgaaagacttatatttaggaacggagggagtagtatcttATTGCCTCTCGTTGAAGTACGGGATGGATCTTAGGGTGCGTTTGGTTGCCTTGAGTGAATAGTGCATGCATTACAACTGCATCCCACTAGAGACGGGTTTAGCAAAAACAAGCAGCAAACCAACATATACATGTTATTTGGTTGTCTCCATTGCATCAAAGTCCACTTTAGGATCAGCGGCCTCGGCAACGTTCAAGTAGCCAGAAGTGGACGACAACGGCAAGGGCGTTGTAGCTAGAAGGTGTTTGGTGTGAAGGGGGAGGGGGAGAATGGCCGATGTGCCACCGACGGGTGAGgtaggggagggggggggggggtaaggacGGGCGTTGCACGTGCCCCGTCATGTCCATGCCGACGCAAACCCGATCCAAATTTAAGTCGAAATAAGGTCACGAACGAACGAAAAACAGACACTTTTTTGTTTGCGTTGATGTGTTGGGTCATGATTTTTATCCGTTTGATGAGCAAGGTGTATGGCGTTGATCATCCAACATTTTCTCAGACAGTTTTGTAAAAGGAAAACGGCTCGGCAGCCCCTCATGTTCCGTCTCTCCCAATCAAATGCATGAATAGCAGCACCCCACATGTTTCCTGTGATTCAGTACATGCCAATCAAAGAGGCCCTTAAATCCATTTGTTCCATCATCATAGAGATGGAACAAGACAAAGCAGCCGGGGCTCCATAGCAGTTCCCCCGGCACCccatggcccacatgtcagtaaaGCAGcagcagccagccagccagccagccagcagcagcaggaggagaaaGCTAGTATTAGCTTCCTGCACACCAGTACCATACGGCCACACCCACACGCATACCCACAACTCACTCAGCTCAGCTCCAGCCGGAGTCGTTGCTCGCTCGCATAATcatagcctcccctcccctcccctccctccctttcctccctctcgaggcgcctcccctcccctcccctctcacGCCCACACACGCGACGCGAGCACGGCCGAGCAACCGGCCGATGCGAGGgcccacggcggcggcggcgttcgGGCCCGGCGAGCCGCCTCCGGccgcggaggaggtggtggaggagaacTCCGGCGGGGAGGAGGAGCTCGAGCTGGGGCTCTGCCTCGGGTCCAAGAAGCTGCTGCAGCTGCCGGTGGCGCCGTCGCCGTGCCGTATCCTGACGGCCAGGGACCTGCACCCGGCGGCCGCGCTGTCCCCGGACTCctccgtgtcctcctcctcccccgccgcGGCCAAGCCGGAGGACGGCCCCGCGCCCGCCGCCTCCCCGGGGACGCTCGCCTCCGGCCACCCACAGAGGTTCCTTCTCGCTCTTCTCTCTGCCTCTTTGGTAACAAACAAAAGAGTAGAAATTTGTGATTTCTCCCGGCCAAAGCTCCCACTTTTTTTGCTGCCTCGCCGCGCCCCTCAAATCCCTGGCTTCTATCGCCTCCCTGCAAACCCCGCCGTACCTGAACCTGCAAGATTTTGACTGCGTGAATGAAATTCTGAAGTATGAACTGCACGCCTGTACCGCCTAGTTTTACCCAAAATGGTGCAGACAGAAACGAACCGATATTATCCGGTGGTTGTTTTGCCGTTCCGATGCGGCAAAAAAAAAAACACATCTGTCCGACCGCCGTTCGAGATTTGTGCACGGTACCGAAAGGAAACATGATGTCAGTCAGCGTTACCCGATTTGCTGTTGAGCTACCCACACCAGCTGCTTCACCTCGACTAATCAGAACTACATTTTTTCCCCCTTTGGCAGTAGCTTTGGAGTGGTGGGATGGCCACCAATAAGAACATTCAGGATGAACAGCCTGTTCGGCCAGGCCAAAGACAATGCCTCGGAGGCCGAAACCAAGAAGGCCGCCGCCGATGACTCCGGCTCGCAGAAAGACAAGGAGGAGACCGAGAAGAAGGGCCGGGTGCCAGGGTGGGTGAAGGTGAACATGGATGGGGAGGTCATTGGGAGGAAGGTGGACCTCAACGCCCACCGCTCGTACAAGACCCTTGCCTTGGCCCTTGAGATCATGTTCACCAAGCCGTCCGCCGGCCTTTGCGCTTCTAGTAAGCCTCAATTGTAACTTCTGCCTACCTTGCGCAGTTCGTAATTGCACATATAGTAAGATGGTTCGTAGTTGCGTTtatgttgagttgtcaattcaacgctACCGCATTAGGATTCATGGTGCTACAATTCTCACATCGGTGAAGTGTAGTATCTCTAGGCCTACTATAGTTAAGAGGATAGCTCCAACTTTAAGTGCAAACGTTATACATTTCCAAGCTTTTGACGCACTCTTTCTTTATTTGAACCTGAATCATGCTGTTCTTGGAATTGCCAGATGCTACGAAGTCCTTGAAGCTGTTAGACAACTCTTCTGAATACCAGATGACATATGAAGACAGGGATGGTGACTGGATGCTTGTTGGAGACGTCCCTTGGGAGTAAGCCCTCTGCGCTAGGCATTCAACTATTAGGAATGGCTTTCGTACTTACAAGTTCCTTGGAATAATTCTCCGGATGTCCGCGTATGCAGAATGTTTGTTGGCTCCGTGAAGAGGCTAAGGATCATGAGGACATCGGACGCCAGCGGTCTCGGTTAGATTCTTTCTTACCTCTTTCGTATGACCGATGACACATAGCCGAGCATCTGAAGCAAGTCTTAATCAAAACAGCGCATCACACCATTTTCCTGTCCGCAAACACGCACACACAGATGGTGCTTGACCTATAGGCCTTCAGAAATGATCGCCTTTTCAGCACGCAAAAGCTTTCGCCGCTGCAATCAGTTAACACGTAGCATTCCATTCCGATTGTACATCCATTGATGCCCCCTGTTTTTCGCCACCGCAGGGCCACGGTTTCAAGTCAGTCACAGAACCGCAGCCTTGACACGAGGGAGGACATGAGACGAGGGTGATGAAGAGCCGCCGACCGACCGAAAGAGCTGTGTACCGTCGCCGGCAAAAGCTTGAAATACGTCGTGCATCCGACACCGACGTTCCATGTCCGAGCAGCCAGCCACTGTCTCTGGCGCAGCCGTTGTGATTACTTGTGTGTCTAGTTGAGATGGCAGGAGCTAGGATGCCCTCTTCCTGCTATCTATCTAGTGGTGGTGACTCGGTTCAGAGCTTGTAGTATCTATTCTTTTCCCAGGCCCCCTCTCCAGTTCTGTCCACACTTGGTGAAGTGCTGATCACTGCTAGCATATGTGCTCTTTTTTGGGGGGTCATATATATGTTTTTGTGTGTGGCACAGGTGTGTTGTTCTGTTGAGTTCAGTTGTGAGATGAGAAGCCCACCTCAGAAGATAGACAGATAGCTCAGCCTTGCCAATGTGTGCCTGTGAACAAACCGACCAACACAACCATACCAAACAGCTACACCTGCTCCGCCCCTGCCGGCCAGGCAGAGAGAACGATAGATAGCACACGCCCACCGCATGATCCTGAGCTCGTGATAGATGGCATGCTCCGGGCCTGTCTGGATCACAGAAAATTCACAGGAAAGCAGCTGATCTGCCGCTCGATTTTTGTAACAGACCCATACATACATACAGCGACAGCAGCAAACATACaagcagcataaaacatggtggtgGCGGCACCGGCCTGCCTGCCTGCCATCCAAATCTTGCATCTCAGCCATGGAGCGAGAGCCAGGGGCGCACTGCGGATTCGTGGTCCAGACCACATGCTCGATTCCCACAAACAATGGCAGGATACCATCAGCCAACCAAAAGACAGACACAGTGGAGAAACGGTCCAGGCACAACGCTCCAGAGAGGAATCACGAAAGGATGCCGACGAATGATAACACACACGGGACAGCAGCACACGCAGGAAGCGTCCGTGACAAATGACAAATGGCGTCGTCCTCATCAGGCCCACTCGACAACAAAATGTTTCACACGCTGAACACACCGACTACACAGGAGGAGCCATGTATAGTTTCAGAAAACCAGATACAGGGAGATAGACCGGCCAGGAAAAAAATCCCACCATGTGGAGGGCACACGCTGCACAGCTGATAAAACCGAGTGCTTCATCTGTACGACTCGAGGCGCTTGGGCTTGCTCTGGATGACCGCCTCGATCTTCTCCAGGACCTCCGGAGTCAGCAGCGGGACGACCTCCAGGGCCTTCATGTTCTCCACGATCTGTTGTTCATCACGCGGTTGCCGTGCAACATGTTAATACTGTTAGACGCAGAAACAATTAATCTGATCTAGAACAGAGGTGGGTGTAGCGTACCTGGCTTTCTTTGGTGGCCCCGGTGATCACGGACGACACGTTGGGGTTAGACGCGCACCACGCGATACCCAGCTGGGCCATCGAGACCCCGAGCTCGGAAGCGATCGGTTTGAGCCCGTTCACTTTCCTAAGCGTGTCGTCAACCAGAGACCTGTTTGCCAGGTTCTGGAAAGAGAAGCAGAACACTCGTGTGAGGGTCATTCTGGAATTATGCATCGGTTAGGAAAACTGATTCTGCACGGACGTGTCTGTTAGGGAGTGGATTCCATAAGCTTACAGGAATCCCAAGGGTGCCATcgttattagttaaaataattttgaAGGAGGGGATACATATATGCTATATGCAGTTAAGAAGAAAAGCAGGAATATGTTGGTGTCGTACAGTGACGGTTTCCATAGTTACCTTGTAGTTATCTAGGGCAAACCGACTTTCAGGAGGTATATTGCCTTTGCTATATTTTCCAGTGAGAACTCCTGAAGCTAGAGGACTCCATGTAGTTAACCCAATGCCATAAGTACTGTAAAGAGGTACAAACTCAGACTCAACCTGCAGTAACGCAAAACATTTATTAGTTTATGCGATACGATCACACAAATACCTGCATACATCAACAAATTGTGTTGACGACAACGTATCGGTGACAAAAGCAGAGCCGATACTTGCTTAGTTGAATGCTAATGATAGTTGAGTACAAACAAGAAACAAAATGCGATTAGGCACAAGTAAACATAACAATGATTGCAGTTCCTTATCAGAATGTTTCATATGAGTGATCTGCTAATAGGTTACTAGGCATCGAATGAATACAATCTGAGCATTTCATAGGCTAGAGTGAAATACAGCGTTCTCAAATGTCAGGTGGTAAATTCGTTACTGGTTTGCAATTTAGATTCATTCAAGTACACATTGATTCTCATTAGACTCCTTGCATCTTTTTTTCCCAGTGAAAATAGATTTAATGTATTTCGAAATACATCGACACAAAGTGATTCTACAAAATACTGCTTAAAGAATCTGCATGCACATGACAATAAGCAGCCCTATGAACTTgccaaatactccctctgtacctaaatacttaTAGTTGGAAGGAGTAATGTTAATTTCATTGGACATGC
This genomic stretch from Hordeum vulgare subsp. vulgare chromosome 6H, MorexV3_pseudomolecules_assembly, whole genome shotgun sequence harbors:
- the LOC123405979 gene encoding auxin-responsive protein IAA10-like isoform X1, with protein sequence MRGPTAAAAFGPGEPPPAAEEVVEENSGGEEELELGLCLGSKKLLQLPVAPSPCRILTARDLHPAAALSPDSSVSSSSPAAAKPEDGPAPAASPGTLASGHPQSSFGVVGWPPIRTFRMNSLFGQAKDNASEAETKKAAADDSGSQKDKEETEKKGRVPGWVKVNMDGEVIGRKVDLNAHRSYKTLALALEIMFTKPSAGLCASNATKSLKLLDNSSEYQMTYEDRDGDWMLVGDVPWEMFVGSVKRLRIMRTSDASGLGPRFQVSHRTAALTRGRT
- the LOC123405979 gene encoding auxin-responsive protein IAA10-like isoform X2; translation: MRGPTAAAAFGPGEPPPAAEEVVEENSGGEEELELGLCLGSKKLLQLPVAPSPCRILTARDLHPAAALSPDSSVSSSSPAAAKPEDGPAPAASPGTLASGHPQSFGVVGWPPIRTFRMNSLFGQAKDNASEAETKKAAADDSGSQKDKEETEKKGRVPGWVKVNMDGEVIGRKVDLNAHRSYKTLALALEIMFTKPSAGLCASNATKSLKLLDNSSEYQMTYEDRDGDWMLVGDVPWEMFVGSVKRLRIMRTSDASGLGPRFQVSHRTAALTRGRT